Proteins encoded in a region of the Podarcis muralis chromosome 6, rPodMur119.hap1.1, whole genome shotgun sequence genome:
- the NT5C2 gene encoding cytosolic purine 5'-nucleotidase isoform X6: MRGPDIREQYPNKFIQRDDTDRFYILNTLFNLPETYLLACLVDFFTNCARYSSCETGFKDGDLFMSFRSMFQDVRDAVDWVHYKGSLKEKTVENLGKYVVKDGKLPLLLSRMNEVGKVFLATNSDYKYTDKIMTYLFDFPHGPKPGNSHRPWQSYFDLILVDARKPLFFGEGTVLRQVDTVTGKLKIGTYTGPLQHGIVYSGGSSDTICDLLGAKGKDILYIGDHIFGDILKSKKRQGWRTFLVIPELAQELHVWTDKSCLFEELQSLDIFLAELYKHLDSSSNERPDISSIQRRIKKVTHDMDMCYGMMGSLFRSGSRQTLFASQVMRYADLYAASFINLLYYPFSYLFRAAHVLMPHESTVEHAHVDIIETESPMATRNRTSVDFKDSDKRHQLTRSVSEIKPPNLFPQTPQEITHCHDEDDDEEEEEEEEEEEEE, from the exons GCCAGATATCCGAGAGCAGTACCCTAATAAATTCATCCAGAGAGATGACACTGACAGGTTTTACATTTTAAACACACTGTTCAACCTACCAG AGACTTACCTGTTGGCTTGTCTGGTTGATTTTTTTACGAACTGTGCTAGGTATTCAAG CTGTGAAACAGGGTTTAAAGATGGAGACCTCTTCATGTCCTTCAGAAGTATGTTCCAAGATGTGAGAGATGCTGTGGATTGGGTTCACTATAAG GGATCACTGAAGGAGAAGACAGTTGAGAATCTTGGGAAGTATGTAGTGAAAGAT GGGAAACTGCCTCTGCTTTTGAGCCGCATGAATGAGGTGGGAAAGGTGTTTCTTGCCACAAACAGTGATTATAAGTACACTGAT AAAATTATGACTTACCTGTTTGATTTTCCACATGGACCAAAG CCTGGCAATTCTCACCGGCCATGGCAATCATACTTTGACCTCATCCTTGTGGATGCGCGGAAACCTCTTTTCTTTGGAGAAGGCACAGTCTTGAGACAGGTGGATACG GTTACTGGCAAACTGAAGATTGGTACCTACACAGGCCCCTTGCAGCATGGTATTGTTTACTCTGGAG GCTCCTCTGATACAATCTGTGACCTTCTGGGGGCCAAGGGTAAAGACATCTTATACATAGGTGATCACATTTTTGGAGATATCCTGAAGTCTAAAAAACGCCAGGGTTGGAGGACCTTCCTAGTGATTCCAGAACTGGCACAGGAGCTTCATGTGTGGACAGACAAAAGCT GCCTTTTTGAAGAACTTCAGAGTTTAGACATCTTTCTCGCTGAGTTATACAA GCATCTGGATAGCAGCAGTAATGAGCGTCCTGACATCAGTTCCATCCAAAGACGTATTAAG AAAGTGACTCATGACATGGACATGTGCTATGGAATGATGGGAAGCCTGTTTCGAAGCGGCTCCCGACAGACACTCTTTGCCAGCCAAGTGATGCGCTACGCAGACCTCTATGCAGCATCATTCATCAACCTCCTGTATTATCCCTTCAGTTACCTCTTCAGAGCTGCCCATGTGCTG ATGCCACACGAGTCAACAGTAGAGCACGCTCATGTGGATATCATTGAGACAGAGTCACCTATGGCCACCCGAAACCGCACATCAGTGGACTTCAAAGATTCTGACAAACGACACCAGCTGACCCGTTCTGTGAGTGAGATTAAACCACCCAACCTCTTCCCTCAAACTCCCCAAGAAATCACACATTGccatgatgaggatgatgatgaagaagaagaggaggaggaggaggaagaggaagaagaatag